Proteins from a genomic interval of Plectropomus leopardus isolate mb unplaced genomic scaffold, YSFRI_Pleo_2.0 unplaced_scaffold308, whole genome shotgun sequence:
- the LOC121938665 gene encoding REST corepressor 3-like — translation MPGMMDKGSEYLGKGRSNGTKSPSNASNGHFSDESGSDDEHDVGMRVGADYQANIPEFEPGEFFLVWTPRDGRW, via the exons ATGCCGGGGATGATGGACAAAGGCTCCGAGTATCTGGGGAAGGGCCGCTCCAACGGCACCAAGAGTCCGTCCAACGCGTCCAACGGACATTTCTCCGACGAGAGCGGCAGCGACGACGAGCACG ATGTGGGGATGCGGGTCGGAGCGGATTATCAGGCCAACATCCCCGAGTTCGAGCCCGGTGAGTTTTTCCTGGTTTGGACCCCGAGAGACGGACGGTGGTAG